TGTCTTCCTCCCACTCCAGGTTGGCAGCTCATATGAAGAACACAAGGTTGGCTCTCCAGACTGCTTTGACATTCTTGTGCCGCTTAGAGTCCACAGGGGCTAAAGCTAGATCCCAGACTTTTGATGGAAAGGAAATGGTGGATGGAAAAGAGGGCACAGGGTAATGGCAGAAAAAAAggaggcaaggagagagagagggcaggaaGGGGGAGGTGAAAATGGCCTCAGCCAGAGAAGCCAGGAGGAGGCAAAGCAAGCGCCACAAGGGTGGGCCCACATTGAAGGAGAAAAGAAAGAGGAGACAAAAGTGGAAGAGAAGGAGGACGATGGGGAGAATGATCTAATGTTGAGAAAAGAGGAGGATGGAAAAGAGGAGCAAGAGGACTCGGCGCCAGTTCTAAAGTGCAGCTTGGAGGTCCCCCTAATGAGGAGTGGGTCCACAAACACCGGCCTTTCGCTGATACCTTTCTACGGCTTCACCCTCAAGCGCCCGTGGGGAAGTCATCTGTTGGATTAAGAAACAGAACCTGCAGACTGAGCCCAAAGTCTGTTCTCGGCTGGTTCTACTCGGCTGTCCAGCGTTGTTTGAGACTGTGCGGTACCCCTATGAACAGTGCTGCACGCTGATTCTTACACCGTCAAACCAAAATGTGCAGCTGCACCTACACCCCGCGCTCTGATCACGTTTGCTGCCACATTTCCATGGTGATACGCCTGCTCCCTGCCATGTCTCTCAATGACAGCCTTTATCTTGTCCCCGCCGACACACACCAAGTCTCCACGTCAGAGACAAAGACTCTTGAAGAGAGAGACCTGTGGACGCTCTACTTCCCTCGCCATGAGCAGCGGCTCCTCGGCTGGCTGAGAGCACGGGCCCCTCAAGCCTCATGTCACATTGAAGTGCCTCCAGCTCATCAGGCCATCTGCAACCTTGGAGGCCAGGCTCTGGACAGCCAGGGGGGCGACACTGTGGAGGTCCGTGCTCTCTTCTTACATCTTGAAGACTGCCTGGCTCAGGCGAATGCTCAGCACTCCCCCAGAGGCCTGGGAGAGAGCAACAGATGGTGGCGCGAATGGACGACCTGATTCGGAGCCTCCGGGATCTCCTCCAGAGACGAGCCGTGGCTCATCTCTTCTTAGGAGGTGAGAGCACCACCAGCCTACTGCCGGACTCTGTGGTTCTCCCAAACTTGTCAAGGAGGCTATGGTGTGTGTCATGGAATTTAGGAGGCAACCTCTGGGCAGGGATCCCACCAGCATCTCTGGACCTGGTGTCAGACGTCTTGCTATGTCTGGACCCACCTTCACCGGCTGATCCGGCTGAGTCGACCACAGAGTAGGCGTAACAGGGCTCAGAAGCTCAGGCCATGGACACTGCCAACACCACAAGATGGACTGACACACtcaaaacacatttcagtagTATATAGGAGTATAGGTTTGTATTGGCCTAACTTAGGAAAGGTACTTtgctgatgtgggtgtgtgtgtgtgtgtgtgtgtgtgtgtgtgtgtgtg
The nucleotide sequence above comes from Lampris incognitus isolate fLamInc1 chromosome 10, fLamInc1.hap2, whole genome shotgun sequence. Encoded proteins:
- the LOC130119828 gene encoding LOW QUALITY PROTEIN: inositol 1,4,5-trisphosphate receptor-interacting protein-like 2 (The sequence of the model RefSeq protein was modified relative to this genomic sequence to represent the inferred CDS: inserted 5 bases in 4 codons; deleted 4 bases in 4 codons), which codes for MNVYTLNLRVFWPVFTCVLTGLVVLHHISHRRSPELSPDSGNELGAEGCSQPSRLVLILSLTKLLLAIALCLLFIRYCSSQPGRPAKSNLELTDSLPKSNASRHELLEDYYNRWVRLSPHVVGHSKANVAKLVGDLVRAGRANVPPDSSLAFRGDFLQVGSSYEEHKVGSPDCFDILVPLRXPQGLKLDPRLLMERKWWMEKRAQGEKKEETKVEEKEDDGENDLMLRKEEDGKEEQEDSAPVLKCSLEVPXNEEWVHKHRPFADTFLRLHPQAPVGKSSVGLRNRTCRLSPKSVLGWFYSAVQRCLXTVRYPYEQCCTLILTPSNQNVQLHLTPRSDHVCCHISMVIRLLPAMSLNDSLYLVPADTHQVSTSETKTLEERDLWTLYFPRHEQRLLGWLRARAPQASCHIEVPPAHQAICNLGGQALDSQGGTLWRSVLSSYILKTAWLRRMLSTPPEAWEEQQMVARMDDLIRSLRDLLQRRAVAHLFLGGESTTSLLPDSVVLPNLSRRLWCVSWNLGGNLWAGIPPASLDLVSDVLXYVWTHLHRLIRLSRPQSRRNRAQKLRPWTLPTPQDGLTHSKHISVVYRSIGLYWPNLGKVLC